Proteins encoded in a region of the Gallalistipes aquisgranensis genome:
- a CDS encoding Nif3-like dinuclear metal center hexameric protein — protein sequence MKIREITDVIEAFAPLSAQESYDNSGLIVGDPQAEAESALLCVDITEPVLEEAVDRGIGLIVSHHPVVFHPLRRLTGSTYIERVVARAVREGVALYACHTNLDSVPGGMSYRLAGMLGVEGLRLLSRSRTDDPRIGFGVVGELAREMPAADFLAVMKERLNLKVIRHSELCRETVRRVALCTGAGASLIPAAKEVGADLYVAADFKYNDFLDADGRLIVADVGHFESEYCAIDLLYDIITKKMPTFALRKSVKSQNPINYFV from the coding sequence ATGAAAATTCGGGAAATAACGGACGTCATCGAGGCGTTCGCGCCGCTTTCGGCGCAGGAGAGCTATGACAATTCGGGGCTGATCGTAGGTGATCCGCAGGCCGAGGCGGAGAGTGCCCTGCTCTGCGTGGATATTACCGAACCGGTACTGGAAGAGGCCGTCGACCGCGGAATCGGGCTCATCGTGTCGCATCATCCGGTGGTGTTCCATCCGCTCAGGCGGCTGACCGGAAGCACCTACATCGAACGGGTGGTGGCCCGGGCCGTCCGCGAGGGGGTGGCGCTCTATGCCTGCCATACCAATCTGGACAGCGTGCCCGGCGGAATGAGTTACCGGCTGGCCGGAATGCTCGGTGTGGAGGGGCTGCGGTTGTTGAGCCGCAGCCGGACGGACGATCCGCGGATCGGGTTCGGCGTGGTGGGGGAACTGGCCCGGGAGATGCCCGCGGCCGACTTTCTCGCCGTGATGAAGGAGCGGCTGAATCTGAAAGTGATCCGCCACAGCGAACTGTGCCGTGAGACGGTGCGTCGGGTGGCGCTCTGCACCGGAGCGGGGGCTTCGCTGATCCCGGCGGCCAAGGAGGTGGGGGCGGACCTGTATGTGGCCGCGGATTTCAAATACAACGATTTTCTGGATGCGGACGGTCGTCTGATCGTGGCCGATGTGGGCCATTTCGAGAGCGAATATTGCGCAATCGACCTTTTATATGATATAATTACGAAAAAAATGCCTACTTTTGCACTCCGCAAGAGTGTGAAATCGCAGAATCCGATAAATTATTTCGTTTAA
- the ahcY gene encoding adenosylhomocysteinase, translated as MFIDETLPYKVADIELAEWGRKEIEIAEKEMPGLMAVRRKYAAEKPLAGARIMGSLHMTIQTAVLIETLVELGAEVRWCSCNIFSTQDHAAAAIARAGVPVFAWKGESLEEYWWCTAQALSFPGGKGPNLVVDDGGDATLLIHKGYAAENDAATLDVAPGSHEEAVILDTLRTLLSEDPGKWHRTVAGWKGVSEETTTGVHRLYQMQERGELLVPAINVNDSVTKSKFDNLYGCRESLADGIKRATDVMIAGKVVVVCGYGDVGKGCSRSMRSYGARVIVTEIDPICALQAAMEGFEVKTVEEALGEGNIYVTTTGNCDVITLEHMQGMLDQAIVCNIGHFDNEIQMDRLETCPGVVKTNIKPQVDKYTFPDGHSIFVLAEGRLVNLGCATGHPSFVMSNSFTNQTLAQMELWNNRDRLPVDVTRLPKHLDEEVARLHLANIGVKLTKLTQKQADYIGVKPEGPYKAEHYRY; from the coding sequence ATGTTCATAGACGAAACCCTGCCCTACAAAGTGGCAGACATCGAATTGGCCGAGTGGGGCCGCAAGGAGATCGAGATCGCTGAAAAAGAGATGCCCGGCCTGATGGCCGTGCGCCGAAAATATGCCGCCGAAAAACCGCTGGCGGGAGCCCGTATCATGGGGTCGCTCCACATGACCATCCAGACCGCCGTGCTGATCGAGACACTCGTCGAACTGGGCGCCGAAGTGCGCTGGTGCAGCTGCAACATCTTCTCCACGCAGGACCACGCCGCCGCAGCCATCGCCCGGGCGGGCGTACCCGTTTTCGCCTGGAAGGGCGAATCGCTGGAAGAATACTGGTGGTGCACCGCCCAGGCACTCAGTTTCCCGGGCGGCAAAGGCCCCAACCTCGTAGTGGACGACGGCGGCGACGCCACACTCCTGATTCATAAGGGATATGCCGCCGAGAACGATGCCGCGACGCTGGACGTCGCACCCGGCAGCCACGAGGAGGCCGTCATTCTGGACACGCTCCGCACTCTGCTGTCGGAAGACCCCGGCAAATGGCACCGCACGGTGGCCGGATGGAAAGGGGTATCGGAGGAGACCACCACGGGCGTACACCGTCTCTACCAGATGCAGGAGCGGGGAGAACTGCTCGTACCGGCCATCAACGTGAACGATTCGGTCACCAAAAGCAAGTTCGACAATCTGTACGGTTGTCGCGAATCGCTGGCCGATGGCATCAAGCGGGCGACCGACGTGATGATCGCCGGGAAAGTGGTGGTCGTGTGCGGCTACGGCGACGTGGGCAAAGGATGCTCCCGCAGCATGCGTTCCTACGGAGCCCGAGTGATCGTCACCGAAATCGACCCGATCTGCGCCCTCCAGGCCGCCATGGAGGGATTCGAAGTGAAGACCGTCGAGGAGGCGCTCGGCGAAGGCAACATCTACGTCACCACCACCGGCAACTGCGACGTCATCACACTGGAACACATGCAGGGCATGCTCGACCAGGCGATCGTCTGCAATATCGGCCATTTCGACAACGAAATCCAGATGGACCGTCTCGAAACCTGTCCGGGGGTCGTGAAGACCAACATCAAACCGCAGGTGGACAAATACACCTTCCCCGACGGCCACTCCATCTTCGTACTGGCCGAAGGACGGCTCGTCAACCTGGGCTGCGCCACGGGCCACCCTTCGTTCGTGATGAGCAACTCCTTCACCAACCAGACGCTGGCACAGATGGAGCTGTGGAACAACCGCGACCGGCTGCCCGTCGATGTCACCCGGCTGCCCAAACACCTCGACGAGGAGGTCGCCCGTCTGCACCTGGCCAATATCGGCGTCAAACTCACGAAACTGACACAAAAACAGGCCGATTACATCGGCGTCAAACCCGAAGGCCCCTACAAGGCGGAACACTACCGGTACTGA
- a CDS encoding hybrid sensor histidine kinase/response regulator yields the protein MKQSKYVKTKILLGYLLTAAVAVVAVRYIYGEMEKIARVDETQARLQAKRSLITRTLYHLYQTESYGQLMLAGYLSYENRYVRELGLVQKDIDSLRVIAAESADSMQIMRIDSISLLLRTKARSTFSLRSNVRKAASGSLYNENIERILSENRPLVPDTVKRSEVIITSDTSRTVTTHVRKRGFLRRLADLFSPEEPDSNVVITYSTRIVADTLPFNPADTIAGVLRNLQGDVDQQRQQIYDQAWEDGQRMRYSSQIVNQKINRLILDVEEEISQQELRRLDLQHETERHASRVVGGIAIGAVVLMLFFLLLIWRDIGRGNRYRRELEAANRYAEELLALRERLMLTITHDIKAPLGSVIGYIDLLSRLVEDKRQRLYLQNMKDSSEHLLRLVNQLLDFHRLDCNKMDVTRVSFNPGRLFETIAAGYGPVSESRGVAFRYEPGDGLDREFAGDPFRIRQIADNLLSNAFKFTDRGEVVLSVAMEPESTLRFSVRDTGRGIGEAEREKIFQEFVRLPSAQGIEGFGLGLSITRKLIELLGGRLSLQSRQGRGSTFTVHIPLEPGAASDSGIEESGIVPGRTAASDAPAFTGLSCLLVDDDPLQLELMQAMCARLGLDADRCGSPEYAAEMLRRRHYDLIFTDLQMPAMDGFGLLARVREADAGIPVVAVSARSDQSRERMCEEGFADILHKPFLLDELAACVARVTGRGEGRPVPAAGKPEEGPGDGPDFGALTAFAGDDPVAAAEILRSFVVQSGENRQALAEALEAGDMPAIRALAHKMLPVFTMLGNSVLTVILKSLEMNREGLTDDVRRKAAEAVERIGEVTEKAEKELTLLQNERE from the coding sequence GTGAAACAGTCCAAATACGTTAAGACGAAAATCCTGCTGGGATACCTGCTGACGGCGGCGGTGGCCGTCGTCGCGGTCCGGTACATCTACGGCGAGATGGAGAAGATCGCCCGGGTGGACGAGACCCAGGCCCGCCTCCAGGCGAAACGCAGTCTGATTACCCGGACGCTTTACCACCTCTACCAGACCGAGAGTTACGGGCAACTGATGCTGGCGGGTTATCTTTCCTATGAAAACCGGTATGTCCGCGAACTCGGGCTCGTGCAGAAGGATATAGATTCGCTGCGGGTGATTGCCGCCGAATCGGCCGATTCGATGCAGATCATGCGGATCGACAGCATTTCCCTGCTGTTGCGGACGAAAGCCCGCAGTACGTTCAGCCTGCGTAGCAACGTGCGCAAGGCCGCATCCGGTTCCCTGTACAATGAGAATATCGAGCGCATCCTCTCCGAAAACCGGCCGCTCGTCCCGGATACGGTCAAACGGAGCGAGGTGATCATCACCAGCGACACGTCGCGCACGGTAACCACGCACGTCCGTAAACGGGGCTTCCTGCGCCGGCTGGCCGACCTGTTCTCGCCGGAGGAGCCGGATTCGAACGTGGTGATTACCTATTCCACGCGGATCGTGGCCGATACGCTGCCCTTCAATCCGGCCGATACGATCGCGGGAGTGTTGCGGAACCTGCAGGGAGACGTCGACCAGCAGCGGCAGCAGATCTACGATCAGGCGTGGGAGGACGGACAACGGATGCGATACAGCAGCCAGATCGTCAATCAGAAGATCAACCGTCTGATCCTCGATGTCGAGGAGGAGATCAGTCAGCAGGAGCTGCGCCGGTTGGACCTTCAGCACGAGACCGAACGCCATGCCTCCCGGGTGGTGGGGGGTATCGCCATCGGGGCCGTGGTGCTCATGCTTTTTTTCCTGCTGCTGATCTGGCGGGACATCGGCAGGGGGAACCGTTACCGGCGGGAGCTGGAGGCAGCCAACCGCTATGCGGAGGAGCTGCTGGCCCTGAGGGAACGGCTGATGCTGACCATTACGCACGATATCAAGGCTCCGCTGGGTTCGGTGATCGGGTATATCGACCTGCTCTCCCGGCTGGTGGAGGATAAGCGGCAGCGGCTCTACCTCCAGAATATGAAGGATTCGTCGGAACACCTGCTGCGGCTGGTGAATCAGTTGCTCGACTTCCATCGCCTGGACTGCAATAAGATGGATGTAACCCGGGTTTCGTTCAACCCCGGCCGTCTGTTCGAGACGATCGCCGCAGGCTACGGTCCCGTATCGGAGAGCCGGGGCGTGGCGTTCCGTTACGAACCGGGAGACGGGCTCGACCGGGAGTTCGCAGGCGATCCGTTCCGCATCCGCCAGATCGCGGACAACCTGCTTTCGAACGCGTTCAAATTTACGGACCGGGGCGAAGTCGTGCTCTCCGTGGCGATGGAACCGGAGAGTACGCTTCGTTTTTCGGTGCGGGATACCGGACGCGGCATCGGAGAGGCGGAGCGGGAAAAGATATTCCAGGAGTTTGTCCGGCTTCCTTCGGCCCAGGGGATAGAGGGTTTCGGGCTCGGGCTCTCCATTACCCGCAAACTGATCGAACTGTTGGGCGGCCGCCTCTCGCTTCAGAGCCGGCAGGGGCGGGGAAGTACCTTCACTGTCCATATCCCGTTGGAACCGGGGGCGGCTTCGGACTCCGGCATCGAAGAGAGCGGTATAGTGCCCGGACGTACGGCGGCGTCCGATGCCCCGGCCTTTACGGGCCTCAGCTGCCTGCTCGTGGACGACGACCCTTTGCAGCTGGAACTGATGCAGGCGATGTGTGCCCGCCTGGGGCTCGATGCCGACCGCTGCGGAAGTCCCGAGTATGCTGCCGAGATGCTTCGCAGACGGCATTATGATTTGATATTTACCGATTTGCAGATGCCTGCCATGGACGGGTTCGGTTTGCTGGCCCGGGTGCGGGAGGCCGATGCCGGGATTCCCGTGGTGGCCGTTTCCGCGCGTTCGGACCAGTCGCGGGAACGGATGTGCGAAGAGGGTTTCGCCGATATCCTGCACAAACCTTTCCTGCTGGACGAGCTGGCGGCATGCGTGGCCCGGGTGACGGGACGCGGAGAGGGCCGGCCGGTCCCGGCGGCGGGAAAGCCGGAAGAGGGACCTGGCGACGGGCCCGATTTCGGAGCATTGACCGCTTTTGCAGGAGACGATCCGGTGGCGGCGGCCGAAATCCTGCGCAGTTTCGTCGTACAGTCCGGGGAGAACCGGCAGGCGCTGGCGGAGGCGCTTGAGGCCGGCGACATGCCGGCGATCCGAGCGTTGGCCCATAAGATGTTGCCTGTCTTTACGATGTTGGGTAATTCCGTTCTGACGGTGATCCTGAAATCGCTGGAGATGAACCGCGAAGGCTTGACGGACGATGTGCGGCGTAAAGCGGCGGAAGCAGTGGAACGTATCGGCGAAGTGACGGAAAAAGCGGAAAAAGAGTTAACTTTGCTTCAAAACGAGAGAGAATGA
- a CDS encoding MerR family transcriptional regulator: MREIQHKKGKVYYSMGEVSEMFDVRPSLIRFWEQKFDILKPRKNKKGNRLFTPEDVDNLALIYHLVKERGMTLAGAQMRIRQNKDGAQRDREIVDRLMSIRALLMEIREELKEDGSAAVVVPSVADAVQGPEAVAEEDSLSAEEPEAESVVMPAAASEDETFAAEIADPQRDGSAVAAVTGPEPVAEAGAAVPVPFEQPLLPDESFALAMQVTVEAPALPEAEEPVPAQPQREQPQIIEQTLF, translated from the coding sequence ATGCGCGAAATCCAGCATAAGAAAGGAAAAGTCTATTACTCGATGGGAGAGGTGTCGGAGATGTTCGACGTCAGGCCTTCGCTGATCCGTTTCTGGGAGCAGAAGTTCGACATCCTGAAGCCCCGCAAGAACAAGAAGGGAAACCGCCTGTTCACGCCCGAGGACGTGGACAATCTGGCGCTCATCTACCATCTGGTCAAGGAGCGGGGCATGACGCTGGCCGGGGCCCAGATGCGCATCCGGCAGAACAAGGACGGGGCGCAGCGCGACCGGGAGATCGTGGACCGGCTGATGTCGATCCGGGCCCTGCTCATGGAGATACGCGAAGAACTCAAGGAGGACGGTTCGGCGGCCGTGGTGGTGCCGTCCGTCGCGGATGCCGTGCAGGGGCCGGAGGCGGTTGCGGAGGAGGATTCCCTGTCGGCGGAAGAACCGGAGGCGGAATCCGTCGTTATGCCGGCTGCCGCATCCGAAGACGAGACTTTTGCGGCGGAGATCGCCGACCCGCAACGGGACGGAAGTGCGGTGGCTGCGGTGACCGGGCCCGAACCTGTCGCAGAGGCGGGAGCTGCGGTGCCGGTGCCGTTTGAACAGCCTCTGCTTCCGGACGAATCGTTCGCGCTGGCCATGCAGGTCACGGTGGAGGCGCCGGCTCTGCCCGAGGCGGAGGAGCCCGTTCCGGCCCAGCCGCAGCGGGAACAGCCTCAGATTATCGAACAGACTCTTTTTTAA
- a CDS encoding RNA polymerase sigma factor, whose amino-acid sequence MNLKALSDQELLNTYLSGNESAISVLIERHRKRVSDYIYMMVKDRDVADDIFQETFIKVIRVLSEGRYVETGKFLSWVLRIAHNQVIDHFRQNKQQNQVTESDAGYDILNSRKFSDTTVEDHMVSAQIESDVRKLIDYLPDEQREVVMMRYYSGLSFKEIAEQTDVSINTALGRMRYALINLRKMIQEKQLILS is encoded by the coding sequence ATGAATCTCAAAGCATTAAGCGACCAGGAACTGCTTAATACCTATCTTTCGGGCAATGAAAGCGCTATATCCGTTTTGATAGAACGGCACCGCAAAAGGGTTTCCGACTATATCTACATGATGGTCAAAGACCGGGATGTCGCCGACGATATTTTTCAGGAAACCTTCATCAAGGTGATCCGTGTACTGAGCGAAGGGCGTTACGTCGAGACGGGCAAGTTCCTTTCGTGGGTGTTGCGTATCGCGCACAATCAGGTCATCGACCATTTCCGCCAGAACAAACAGCAGAATCAGGTGACCGAATCGGATGCGGGGTATGACATTCTGAACAGCCGGAAATTTTCCGATACCACGGTGGAAGACCACATGGTTTCCGCGCAGATCGAAAGCGACGTGCGCAAACTGATCGACTACCTGCCCGACGAACAGCGCGAAGTGGTGATGATGCGCTATTACAGCGGCCTGAGTTTCAAGGAGATCGCCGAGCAGACCGACGTAAGTATCAACACGGCGCTGGGGCGTATGCGGTACGCGTTGATCAATCTGCGGAAAATGATTCAGGAAAAGCAGCTAATTTTGAGCTGA
- a CDS encoding prolipoprotein diacylglyceryl transferase, with amino-acid sequence MKKSVVSVAMFLMFLGSATLVAAQTPAPQTPESPKEQPAEPAKDTPKEEPKKEEPKQILFSVAQEPEAEPADTTKKAEPKKDAVLIAQEPAKEAPADTVKKAEPAKASILIAQEPAKETPAEPKKEKDEPAKTDPKKCPESGILIAQAPQAPAEPAKEAPKKDEPKKEEPAKEAPAPSLS; translated from the coding sequence ATGAAAAAGTCAGTTGTTTCCGTAGCCATGTTCCTGATGTTTCTGGGTAGTGCAACGCTCGTAGCAGCACAGACCCCGGCTCCGCAGACTCCCGAGTCGCCGAAGGAACAGCCCGCCGAGCCCGCAAAGGATACCCCGAAAGAGGAGCCCAAGAAAGAGGAACCGAAACAGATTCTTTTCTCGGTGGCCCAGGAGCCCGAAGCCGAACCTGCCGATACGACCAAGAAGGCCGAACCCAAGAAGGACGCCGTTCTGATCGCCCAGGAGCCGGCCAAGGAGGCCCCGGCCGATACGGTGAAGAAAGCCGAGCCCGCAAAGGCATCCATCCTGATCGCACAGGAACCAGCCAAGGAGACTCCGGCAGAACCGAAGAAGGAAAAGGACGAACCGGCCAAAACCGATCCGAAAAAGTGTCCCGAATCGGGTATTCTGATCGCACAGGCTCCTCAGGCTCCGGCAGAACCTGCCAAAGAGGCTCCCAAAAAGGATGAACCCAAGAAAGAGGAACCCGCCAAGGAAGCTCCTGCTCCTTCGCTGAGTTAA
- a CDS encoding zinc ribbon domain-containing protein, protein MATANKKTAENDYSMEEKIVALYDLQKIDSKIDEINKLKGELPLEVQDLEDEVAGLQTRIENITSEIEGLNAQTKQRKDEIEQAKVLIAKYEGQQDNVRNNREFDSLSKEIEYQKLEIELCEKRLKEYSAEIKVKKKMAEDAETVLADRKIDLENKKQELEGIDKETAGEVETLNAQSAKAQEKIDARLLAAYKRIRSNVRNGLAVVTVKRDACGGCFNRIPPQRQFEIRQGKKIIVCEYCGRILVSNLLDEQE, encoded by the coding sequence ATGGCAACAGCAAACAAGAAAACGGCCGAGAACGACTACTCCATGGAGGAGAAGATCGTCGCCCTGTACGACCTCCAGAAGATCGATTCCAAGATCGACGAGATCAACAAGCTGAAAGGGGAGCTGCCCCTGGAGGTGCAGGATCTGGAGGACGAGGTGGCCGGCCTGCAGACCCGGATCGAGAACATTACCTCCGAGATCGAAGGGCTCAATGCCCAGACCAAGCAGCGCAAGGATGAGATCGAGCAGGCTAAGGTTTTGATTGCCAAATATGAGGGACAGCAGGACAACGTGCGGAACAACCGCGAGTTCGATTCGCTTTCCAAGGAGATCGAGTATCAGAAGCTCGAAATCGAGTTGTGCGAGAAACGGCTGAAAGAGTATTCGGCCGAGATCAAGGTGAAGAAAAAAATGGCGGAGGACGCCGAGACCGTGCTGGCCGACCGTAAGATCGACCTGGAGAACAAGAAACAGGAACTCGAAGGCATCGACAAGGAGACCGCCGGCGAGGTGGAGACGCTCAACGCTCAGAGTGCCAAGGCGCAGGAGAAGATCGACGCCCGGCTGTTGGCCGCCTACAAGCGCATCCGCAGCAATGTCCGCAACGGGTTGGCCGTGGTGACGGTGAAACGGGATGCCTGCGGCGGTTGCTTCAACCGGATTCCGCCCCAGCGTCAGTTCGAAATCCGTCAGGGTAAAAAGATCATCGTCTGCGAATACTGCGGACGGATTCTGGTCTCCAATCTGCTGGACGAACAGGAATAG
- a CDS encoding riboflavin kinase, whose protein sequence is MEKIIRGEVVGGNKIGRRLGFPTANIRVDESLEAANGVYRARVEAAGRTWDAVVNLGRKPSVAGSGARVLEANLIGFEGDLYGQTIAVELLEFIRPERRFDSFEALRSQIALDRETVMKKL, encoded by the coding sequence ATGGAAAAGATCATCCGGGGAGAGGTCGTCGGGGGAAACAAGATAGGGCGCCGGCTCGGGTTTCCGACCGCCAATATCCGGGTCGACGAATCGCTGGAGGCCGCCAACGGGGTCTACCGGGCCCGGGTGGAGGCCGCAGGGCGCACATGGGACGCCGTGGTCAACCTGGGCCGCAAGCCCTCGGTGGCAGGCAGCGGGGCACGGGTGCTGGAGGCCAACCTGATAGGGTTCGAAGGCGACCTGTACGGACAGACCATCGCAGTGGAACTGCTCGAATTCATCCGCCCCGAACGGAGGTTCGACTCCTTCGAGGCGCTCCGCAGCCAGATCGCCCTCGACCGCGAAACCGTCATGAAGAAACTTTAA
- a CDS encoding sigma-54-dependent transcriptional regulator — translation MRRLLIVEDDITFALMLKTWLTRKGFEAETVSRVDAAQQRLEASDFSLVLTDMRLPDRDGIFLLQWIADNRPSLPAIVMTSYADIQTAVRSMKLGARDYVAKPVNPEELLAKIEEALSAPRNETADGKATAGKNVPGTEAYTGFVEGRSEAARRLYDYVRLVAPTNMSVLVNGASGTGKEHIARMIHEGSKRRGKPFVAIDCGAIPRDLAASEFFGHVKGSFTGAQTDKRGAFEAANGGTLFLDEIGNLSYEVQVQLLRALQERRIRPVGGTEEVEVDIRLVSATNENLEAAIAEKNFREDLFHRINEFTLRMPDLREQREDIMLYADFFLDQANRELERSVVGFDAGAVERMMAYDWPGNLRQLKNAVRCATLLASSDYITCRELPAEVTRPVPVPVPSAAPASVPGAIPVPSVLRDRATEIEQIRQALRLSGDNKSKAARLLGIDRKTLYNKLKAYGIE, via the coding sequence ATGAGAAGACTGCTGATCGTGGAAGACGACATCACTTTTGCGCTGATGCTCAAGACGTGGCTCACCCGAAAGGGGTTCGAGGCGGAGACGGTTTCCCGTGTCGATGCGGCACAGCAGCGTTTGGAAGCTTCCGACTTTTCGCTGGTGCTGACCGATATGCGTCTGCCCGACCGCGACGGCATTTTCCTGTTGCAGTGGATCGCGGACAACCGGCCGTCGCTTCCGGCGATCGTGATGACCAGCTATGCCGATATTCAGACCGCCGTGCGCAGCATGAAGCTCGGGGCAAGGGATTATGTCGCCAAGCCGGTGAATCCGGAGGAGTTGCTCGCCAAGATCGAGGAGGCGCTTTCCGCGCCCCGGAACGAGACGGCGGACGGAAAGGCTACTGCCGGGAAAAACGTCCCGGGAACGGAGGCTTACACGGGGTTCGTGGAGGGACGCAGCGAGGCGGCCCGCAGGTTGTACGATTATGTGCGTCTGGTGGCCCCGACCAATATGTCGGTGCTGGTCAACGGTGCGAGCGGGACCGGGAAGGAGCATATCGCCCGCATGATCCACGAGGGGAGCAAGCGGCGGGGAAAGCCGTTCGTGGCGATCGACTGCGGAGCCATTCCCCGCGATCTGGCCGCTTCGGAGTTTTTCGGTCACGTGAAAGGTTCGTTTACGGGGGCGCAGACCGACAAGCGGGGCGCTTTCGAGGCGGCGAACGGGGGGACCCTTTTTCTGGACGAGATCGGCAACCTGAGCTACGAGGTGCAGGTACAGTTGCTCCGGGCGCTGCAGGAGCGGAGGATTCGTCCCGTGGGCGGTACGGAGGAGGTCGAGGTGGACATCCGTCTGGTATCGGCGACCAACGAGAACCTGGAGGCGGCTATTGCGGAGAAAAATTTCCGTGAAGACCTTTTTCACCGGATCAACGAGTTCACGCTCCGGATGCCCGATCTGCGCGAACAACGGGAGGACATCATGCTGTATGCCGATTTTTTTCTCGACCAGGCCAACCGGGAACTGGAACGCAGCGTAGTCGGGTTCGATGCCGGAGCCGTAGAGCGGATGATGGCATACGACTGGCCCGGAAATCTGCGGCAGTTGAAAAATGCGGTGCGCTGTGCCACCCTTCTGGCTTCGTCCGATTATATTACCTGCCGGGAATTGCCGGCCGAAGTGACACGTCCTGTTCCTGTACCGGTGCCTTCCGCTGCCCCGGCATCTGTTCCGGGTGCGATTCCCGTGCCGTCCGTGTTGCGTGACCGTGCTACGGAGATCGAACAGATCCGCCAGGCCCTGCGGCTCAGTGGCGACAACAAGTCGAAGGCCGCCCGTCTGCTGGGTATCGACCGCAAGACGCTTTACAACAAACTCAAGGCCTACGGCATCGAGTGA
- a CDS encoding dihydrodipicolinate synthase family protein yields MKANHTLRGLIAAPFTPFDAQGEVNCPSIDKYAEFLISQGISGVFICGTTGESASLTTDERKRIAERWVAAAAGRLKVIVHVGGNCIPQSRELAAHAQRIGAYATAAMSPFFFKPASARELVDFFVPVAAAAPALPFFYYHMPSMTGVSIDVEEFLRLGGETIPNLAGVKYTHNNLMEMQALLNLEEGRFEVLHGFDEILLAGLALGAKAGVGSTYNYIAPVYLRIMECVEKGDLEEARRLQMISVEVVKIIIRHGGGVRGGKAIMNLLGIECGTCRRPLAPWGENELETLRKELENIDFFSLQK; encoded by the coding sequence ATGAAAGCAAACCACACACTCCGCGGCCTGATCGCCGCACCGTTCACTCCATTCGACGCCCAGGGCGAAGTAAATTGTCCGTCGATCGACAAATATGCTGAATTCCTGATCTCACAGGGCATCTCCGGTGTATTCATCTGCGGAACCACGGGCGAATCGGCCTCTCTGACTACCGACGAGCGCAAACGGATCGCCGAAAGATGGGTCGCCGCAGCGGCCGGGCGGCTCAAAGTGATCGTCCACGTCGGCGGGAACTGCATCCCCCAGTCGCGCGAACTGGCCGCCCATGCCCAACGGATCGGGGCTTATGCCACGGCGGCCATGTCCCCGTTCTTCTTCAAACCGGCCTCGGCCCGCGAACTGGTCGATTTCTTCGTGCCGGTGGCAGCGGCCGCACCCGCCCTTCCCTTCTTCTACTACCACATGCCCTCCATGACCGGCGTTTCGATCGACGTAGAGGAATTCCTCCGACTGGGCGGCGAGACCATTCCCAACCTGGCCGGAGTGAAATACACCCACAACAACCTGATGGAGATGCAGGCACTGCTGAATCTGGAGGAAGGCCGGTTCGAAGTCCTGCACGGTTTCGACGAAATCCTGCTGGCGGGACTGGCCCTCGGAGCGAAAGCCGGCGTGGGAAGTACCTATAATTATATCGCCCCCGTCTACCTGCGCATCATGGAGTGCGTGGAGAAAGGCGATCTGGAAGAGGCCCGGCGCCTGCAGATGATCTCGGTCGAGGTGGTGAAAATCATCATCCGCCACGGCGGAGGAGTCCGCGGAGGCAAGGCCATCATGAACCTGCTCGGCATCGAGTGCGGCACCTGCCGCCGTCCCCTCGCCCCCTGGGGGGAAAACGAACTGGAAACACTCCGCAAAGAACTGGAGAACATCGACTTTTTCTCTCTCCAGAAATAA